A stretch of Aureispira sp. CCB-E DNA encodes these proteins:
- the lepA gene encoding translation elongation factor 4 encodes MKNIRNFCIIAHIDHGKSTLADRMLEMTQTISERKMQDQALDSMDLERERGITIKSHAIQLNYVQDGEEYIFNLIDTPGHVDFSYEVSRSIAACEGALLLVDAAQGVQAQTISNLYLALENDLEIIPVLNKVDMPSAMVDEMSEEVVDLLGCEIEDIILASGKTGLGLDNIFRAIVERIPPPEGDPEAPLQAMIFDSMFDKYRGVIAYYRVFNGRLKKNDAIRFFNTESDFFANEIGILKMDQVPQESIEAGNVGYVITGTKDSKEVKVGDTITLQERPCEEAIQGFEDVKPMVFAGLFPIDNDDFEDLRDALEKLQLNDASLIFQPETSIALGFGFRCGFLGMLHLEIIQERLEREYDQNVLTTVPNVSYFAYTKKGEKLTINTPNDLPDVTILDYVEEPYIRAQIISKPEYIGGIIKLCMDKRGILKNQQYLTPSRLELTFELPLAEIVFDFYDRLKTISRGYASFDYTPLDYRQSDLVKLDVLLNGESVDAFSSLIHRTKAVAFGKRMCAKLKDILPKQQFKIAIQAAIGAKIVARENISALRKDVTAKCYGGDISRKRKLLEKQKKGKKRMREVGNVQVPQKAFLDVLKLD; translated from the coding sequence ATGAAAAATATAAGAAACTTTTGCATTATCGCACATATTGACCACGGAAAGTCGACTCTAGCAGACCGTATGCTGGAAATGACACAAACCATTTCGGAACGCAAAATGCAAGACCAAGCCTTGGATAGTATGGACTTGGAGCGTGAGCGTGGTATTACCATTAAATCCCACGCCATTCAACTCAACTATGTTCAAGATGGCGAAGAATACATCTTCAACTTGATTGACACTCCTGGTCACGTAGATTTTTCTTACGAAGTTTCTCGTTCTATTGCCGCCTGTGAAGGTGCCCTGCTTTTGGTAGATGCCGCTCAAGGTGTTCAAGCGCAAACCATTTCTAACTTATACCTCGCTTTAGAGAATGATTTGGAAATTATTCCTGTCTTGAACAAAGTGGATATGCCATCTGCTATGGTTGATGAAATGTCAGAGGAAGTTGTAGATTTGTTGGGTTGTGAGATCGAAGATATTATTCTCGCTAGTGGAAAAACTGGTTTGGGCTTAGATAACATTTTTAGAGCCATCGTGGAACGCATTCCTCCTCCAGAAGGAGATCCAGAAGCGCCTTTACAAGCCATGATTTTTGACTCTATGTTTGATAAGTATCGTGGTGTTATTGCCTACTATCGTGTCTTTAATGGTCGATTAAAGAAAAACGATGCCATTCGTTTCTTTAATACAGAAAGCGATTTCTTTGCCAATGAAATTGGTATTTTAAAAATGGATCAAGTTCCTCAAGAATCTATCGAAGCAGGAAATGTAGGCTATGTAATCACAGGAACCAAAGATTCTAAGGAAGTAAAAGTTGGGGATACCATCACCTTGCAAGAGCGTCCTTGTGAAGAAGCTATCCAAGGTTTTGAAGATGTCAAACCAATGGTTTTTGCGGGTTTATTCCCTATTGACAACGATGATTTTGAAGATTTGCGAGATGCTTTGGAGAAATTGCAATTGAATGATGCTTCTCTTATCTTTCAACCAGAAACCTCTATTGCTTTAGGTTTTGGATTCCGTTGTGGTTTCTTGGGTATGTTGCATCTAGAAATTATTCAAGAACGTTTGGAACGTGAATACGATCAAAATGTCTTAACTACAGTTCCTAACGTTAGCTATTTTGCTTATACCAAAAAAGGCGAAAAACTAACCATCAATACGCCAAATGATTTACCAGATGTTACGATTTTGGATTATGTAGAAGAGCCTTATATTCGTGCTCAAATTATCTCTAAACCAGAGTACATTGGAGGAATCATCAAGCTTTGTATGGACAAACGAGGTATTCTCAAAAACCAACAGTACCTTACGCCTAGTCGACTAGAGTTGACATTTGAATTGCCTTTAGCTGAAATTGTTTTTGACTTTTATGATCGCTTGAAAACTATTTCTCGTGGTTATGCTTCTTTTGACTATACTCCATTGGATTATCGTCAATCGGACTTGGTCAAACTAGATGTGTTGTTGAATGGAGAAAGTGTGGATGCTTTCTCTAGTTTGATTCACCGTACCAAGGCCGTTGCTTTTGGTAAAAGGATGTGTGCCAAGCTAAAAGATATTCTTCCCAAACAACAGTTTAAAATTGCTATCCAAGCAGCAATTGGTGCTAAAATTGTTGCTCGTGAAAATATCTCGGCACTTCGTAAAGATGTTACAGCAAAATGTTATGG